The Thermovibrio guaymasensis genomic interval TATGAACGATCCGGATAACGATGGAGCGGATAAAGCAGGTGCCTATGAAAAGAACTGGAGGGCATTTGGAAACGTCCTTTACAAGTTTGCTCCCGGAGTTACCTTCGGTCTTGAGATTGACCACCAGGAAACCCTTTACGATGATGGCGTTGAGCACGGAAATAGACTGATGGCTTCAGCAATCTACGTATGGTAAATAAATCTTATGGTAAGGAGGGAGTTATGGAACTGAAGATTGCTAACCCTGCACCGCTTGGACTTTTCGGCTTTGGTATTACGACGGTTCTTTTAAACCTACACAACGCCGGTATTATTAACCTCGGAACTATGATTTTAGCTATGGGAATCTTCTACGGCGGACTTGCTCAGATAATTGCCGGAATTATGGATTTTAAGAAGAACAATACTTTTGGAGCTCTTGCATTTACGTCTTACGGCCTCTTTTGGGAGAGTTTAGTTTTCCTCCTGTTAATGAGTAAGTGGGGATGGTGGGCTCCTCAGGATAAGCTTGGAATTGTCTTCTACCTTCTAATGTGGGGAATCTTTACGTTTCTCCTCTGGATTGTCCTTTATAAAACAAAGCATGGAGCTGATATTCAGTTTGTCTTTATAACACTTTGGATTCTCTTCTTCCTTCTTGCATTTGGAGACTTTACCGGAAGTACCGCTATAAAAACAGTTGCAGGGTGGGAAGGAATACTCTGCGGTGCTTCTGCAATGTACGTTGCCTTTAAAACTCTTTTAACTGAGTCTATGGCTCAGGCTTAAATAACCTTGAGATAGGGAGGTAAAGATGGCAGAGGAGAGGTTGGATCACCTTCTGCAGAAGGAAACGGTTATCTACCCACCTAAGGAGTTTGTTGAGAGGGCAAACGTCAAGGATTACGAGGCCGAGTACAAGCGCTTCCTTGACAATCCTGAAAAGTTCTG includes:
- a CDS encoding acetate uptake transporter, with the protein product MELKIANPAPLGLFGFGITTVLLNLHNAGIINLGTMILAMGIFYGGLAQIIAGIMDFKKNNTFGALAFTSYGLFWESLVFLLLMSKWGWWAPQDKLGIVFYLLMWGIFTFLLWIVLYKTKHGADIQFVFITLWILFFLLAFGDFTGSTAIKTVAGWEGILCGASAMYVAFKTLLTESMAQA